In Acidobacteriota bacterium, one genomic interval encodes:
- the rfbD gene encoding dTDP-4-dehydrorhamnose reductase — protein sequence MRALVFGGEGMLGQAVAAEGQRRGATVEALGRQRADITDGAAVGRWVDEQRPEVIFNCAAFTKVDDCEAQSALADQVNGHAVGHLVPAARRVGAHLVQVSTDYVFDGQATSPYGEDHPTAPASAYGRSKLLGEQQALAYEHGLAVRVSWLFGPGGPNFAATMVRLMDSGHQQLRVVDDQKGCPTYTPFLAEALWRLAELRTTGILHYCNRDAVTWYGFTREIARHWNDTVEVLPVTTDEFPRPAPRPAYSVLDVARYESLVGERVPTWESGLVEYLAGLRQRR from the coding sequence ATGCGGGCGCTGGTCTTCGGAGGCGAAGGCATGCTCGGCCAGGCGGTGGCGGCCGAAGGCCAGCGACGCGGCGCGACGGTCGAAGCCCTGGGCCGACAGCGGGCCGACATCACCGATGGCGCCGCCGTCGGGCGGTGGGTCGACGAGCAGCGCCCGGAGGTGATCTTCAACTGCGCCGCCTTCACCAAGGTCGACGATTGCGAAGCGCAGTCGGCGCTCGCCGACCAGGTCAACGGCCATGCCGTCGGCCACCTGGTCCCCGCCGCTCGCCGGGTGGGTGCCCACCTGGTGCAGGTCTCGACGGACTACGTCTTCGACGGCCAGGCGACCTCGCCCTACGGCGAAGACCATCCGACGGCGCCGGCTTCCGCCTACGGCCGCTCGAAGCTGCTCGGCGAGCAGCAGGCCCTCGCCTACGAGCATGGCCTGGCGGTGCGGGTGAGCTGGTTGTTCGGTCCCGGCGGACCCAACTTCGCCGCCACCATGGTGCGGTTGATGGACTCCGGGCACCAGCAGCTGCGGGTGGTCGATGACCAGAAGGGCTGTCCGACATATACTCCGTTCCTTGCCGAGGCCCTGTGGCGGCTGGCCGAGCTGCGCACCACGGGGATCCTGCACTACTGCAATCGGGACGCGGTCACCTGGTATGGCTTCACCCGGGAGATCGCGCGGCACTGGAACGACACCGTCGAGGTGCTTCCGGTCACCACCGATGAGTTTCCACGACCGGCACCCCGACCGGCCTATTCGGTTCTCGACGTCGCGCGTTACGAGAGCCTGGTCGGGGAGCGGGTTCCCACCTGGGAGTCCGGATTGGTCGAGTACCTGGCGGGATTGCGCCAGAGGAGATGA
- a CDS encoding glucose-1-phosphate thymidylyltransferase: protein MKGLILSGGKGTRLRPLTYTSAKQLVPVANKPVLFYGIESIVAAGITDIGIVVGDTGDEIRAAVGDGSRFGAQVTYIPQEAPLGLAHAVLVAEEFLGDDPFVMYLGDNLIAGGITSLVDEFRSLDCAAQILLAEVPNPQQFGVAELAEGGKIRRLVEKPAEPKSNLALVGVYMFGPEIMASAKAIEPSGRGELEITDAIQNLIDRGLDVHPHKVRGWWKDTGKLEDMLEANRIVLENVQNRRGGSVGGGSSIEGRVDLGEGVEIVDSTIRGPVVIGPGARLNNTFVGPYTSIGEDCVLSDCEIENSIVLAGSEIHQVGVRIDGSLIGRNARIFKSDLKPKAYRFMVGDNSEVGVP, encoded by the coding sequence ATGAAAGGCCTGATCCTTTCCGGCGGCAAGGGTACCCGCCTGCGCCCTCTGACCTACACCTCCGCCAAGCAGCTCGTGCCGGTGGCCAACAAGCCGGTGCTGTTCTACGGCATCGAGTCGATCGTGGCGGCCGGAATCACCGATATCGGCATCGTCGTGGGGGACACCGGCGACGAGATTCGCGCCGCCGTCGGCGATGGCTCGCGTTTCGGGGCCCAGGTCACTTACATCCCGCAGGAGGCGCCCCTCGGCCTGGCCCATGCGGTCTTGGTGGCGGAGGAGTTCCTCGGCGACGACCCCTTCGTGATGTACCTCGGTGACAACCTGATCGCCGGCGGCATCACCAGCCTGGTGGACGAGTTTCGCTCCCTCGACTGCGCTGCCCAGATCCTGCTGGCGGAGGTTCCCAATCCGCAGCAGTTCGGCGTCGCCGAGCTCGCCGAGGGCGGCAAGATCCGCCGCCTGGTGGAGAAGCCGGCGGAGCCGAAGAGCAATCTCGCTCTGGTCGGCGTCTACATGTTCGGTCCCGAGATCATGGCCTCGGCCAAGGCCATCGAGCCGTCCGGCCGCGGCGAGCTCGAGATCACCGACGCGATCCAGAACCTGATCGATCGCGGCCTCGACGTTCATCCCCACAAGGTGCGCGGTTGGTGGAAGGACACCGGCAAGCTCGAGGACATGCTGGAGGCCAACCGCATCGTCCTCGAGAACGTCCAGAACCGGCGCGGAGGCTCCGTCGGTGGTGGCAGCTCGATCGAGGGCCGGGTGGACCTCGGGGAGGGCGTCGAGATCGTCGATTCCACCATCCGGGGACCGGTGGTGATCGGCCCTGGCGCTCGCTTGAACAACACCTTCGTCGGGCCCTACACCTCGATCGGCGAGGACTGCGTCCTCTCGGACTGCGAGATCGAGAACTCGATCGTCCTCGCCGGCAGCGAGATCCACCAGGTCGGAGTGCGCATCGACGGCTCCTTGATCGGGCGCAACGCCCGCATCTTCAAGAGCGACCTCAAGCCAAAGGCCTATCGCTTCATGGTGGGTGACAACTCCGAAGTCGGGGTGCCGTGA